The proteins below are encoded in one region of Paenacidovorax monticola:
- a CDS encoding riboflavin synthase subunit alpha, with protein sequence MFTGIVQATAGIAAIHDRAGLRTFTLDFPEGFCQDLAIGASVATDGVCLTVTEILSPTQAAFDVMLQSLNITTLGSYHQGDRVNVERAAKDGAEIGGHPLSGHVDFTGTLVERREFDNNLVWRVAVPEPFRRYVFAKGYIAIHGASLTVAEVNRQEGWFEVWLIPETRRATVFEGKQVGDALNIEIERSTQVVVDTVREAVQESLGRLQPVLEALLKEKGLSLEDFVQPPQLPR encoded by the coding sequence ATGTTCACAGGCATCGTCCAGGCCACGGCAGGCATTGCCGCCATCCACGACCGCGCAGGCCTGCGCACCTTCACGCTCGATTTCCCCGAGGGCTTCTGCCAGGACCTCGCCATCGGCGCCAGCGTGGCGACGGATGGCGTGTGCCTCACGGTGACCGAGATCCTCTCGCCCACGCAGGCCGCGTTCGACGTGATGCTGCAGAGCCTCAACATCACCACGCTGGGCAGCTACCACCAGGGCGACCGCGTGAACGTGGAGCGCGCGGCCAAGGACGGAGCCGAGATCGGCGGCCATCCGCTGTCGGGCCATGTCGACTTCACGGGCACGCTGGTGGAGCGCCGCGAGTTCGACAACAACCTCGTGTGGCGCGTGGCCGTGCCCGAACCGTTCCGCCGGTATGTCTTCGCCAAGGGCTACATCGCCATCCACGGCGCCAGCCTCACGGTGGCCGAGGTGAACCGCCAGGAAGGCTGGTTCGAGGTCTGGCTGATTCCCGAGACGCGCCGCGCCACCGTGTTCGAGGGCAAGCAGGTCGGCGATGCGCTCAACATCGAGATCGAGCGCAGCACCCAGGTGGTGGTGGACACCGTGCGCGAGGCCGTGCAGGAAAGCCTGGGCCGCCTGCAGCCCGTGCTGGAGGCGCTGCTGAAGGAAAAGGGCCTGTCGCTCGAGGACTTCGTGCAGCCGCCCCAGCTGCCGCGCTGA